Proteins encoded by one window of Pseudorca crassidens isolate mPseCra1 chromosome 3, mPseCra1.hap1, whole genome shotgun sequence:
- the JSRP1 gene encoding junctional sarcoplasmic reticulum protein 1 isoform X1 — MTTRALEELDGGLGSCQVDEDLSALADPCPGRPREDRAQATSRLADSSSWPRDSQEPAAEGSPAGGVDAWPKKTEKEPVDKVASGPGPRSPARKKAQAAPPSQPPPTPPVLSEELLWGHLTLNKCLVLASLVALLGSAFQLCREAVAGEAEAPAPVPEPWVPPSLSLKEPASPLPKSVAWAPPLGSLEPPAKVEERAAVPRSSRAAGKDKGESEETAEEERVPLADRGPKERRKKAERLRKERLRKERPQKEERPRRERPRKEERPRAAREALHRRWEAREGGHRAWAGESRDTEHRKRQAWASPRRPDEEDRPPGRQKHHAGKGQD; from the exons ATGACAACCAGGGCCTTGGAGGAGTTGGATGGAGGCCTGGGCAGTTGCCAAGTGGACGAGGACCTCTCTGCACTGGCTGACCCCTGCCCAGGCCGGCCCCGGGAGGACAGGGCTCAAG CGACATCCAGGCTGGCCGACTCCAGCAGCTGGCCCCGT GATTCTCAGGAGCCGGCAGCTGAGGGCAGCCCCGCAGGCGGTGTGGATGCTTGgcccaagaaaacagaaaaggagccTGTGGACAAAGTGGCCTCCGGACCGG GTCCCCGGAGCCCCGCGCGGAAGAAGGCGCAGGCCGCGCCGCCCTCGCAGCCGCCGCCCACGCCCCCGGTCCTGAGCGAGGAGCTGCTCTGGGGACACCTGACGCTCAACAAGTGCCTGGTGCTCGCCTCGCTCGTGGCGCTGCTGGGCTCCGCCTTCCAGCTGTGCCGAG AGGCCGTGGCGGGGGAGGCGGAAGCCCCTGCGCCTGTCCCTGAGCCGTGGGTCCCGCCAAGCTTGTCCCTGAAGGAGCCAGCGTCACCCCTG CCAAAGTCCGTGGCCTGGGCCCCCCCACTGGGATCGCTCGAGCCCCCGGCGAAGGTAGAGGAAAGGGCCGCGGTTCCCAGGAGCAGCAGGGCTGCAGGGAAGGACAAAGGGGAGTCTGAGGAGACCGCTGAGGAGGAGCGCGTGCCGCTTGCCGACCGAGGGCCCAAGGAGAGGCGGAAGAAGGCGGAGAGGCTGAGAAAGGAGAGGCTCCGgaaggagaggccacagaaggagGAGAGGCCGAGGAGGGAGAGACCCCGGAAAGAGGAGAGGCCGCGGGCTGCCAGGGAGGCCCTACACCGACGCTGGGAGGCGCGCGAAGGGGGCCATCGGGCATGGGCGGGAGAGTCCAGAGACACCGAGCATAGGAAGAGGCAGGCCTGGGCCTCCCCGCGGCGCCCCGATGAGGAGGACCGGCCTCCCGGCCGCCAGAAGCACCACGCGGGCAAGGGGCAGGACTGA
- the JSRP1 gene encoding junctional sarcoplasmic reticulum protein 1 isoform X2 yields MTTRALEELDGGLGSCQVDEDLSALADPCPGRPREDRAQATSRLADSSSWPREPAAEGSPAGGVDAWPKKTEKEPVDKVASGPGPRSPARKKAQAAPPSQPPPTPPVLSEELLWGHLTLNKCLVLASLVALLGSAFQLCREAVAGEAEAPAPVPEPWVPPSLSLKEPASPLPKSVAWAPPLGSLEPPAKVEERAAVPRSSRAAGKDKGESEETAEEERVPLADRGPKERRKKAERLRKERLRKERPQKEERPRRERPRKEERPRAAREALHRRWEAREGGHRAWAGESRDTEHRKRQAWASPRRPDEEDRPPGRQKHHAGKGQD; encoded by the exons ATGACAACCAGGGCCTTGGAGGAGTTGGATGGAGGCCTGGGCAGTTGCCAAGTGGACGAGGACCTCTCTGCACTGGCTGACCCCTGCCCAGGCCGGCCCCGGGAGGACAGGGCTCAAG CGACATCCAGGCTGGCCGACTCCAGCAGCTGGCCCCGT GAGCCGGCAGCTGAGGGCAGCCCCGCAGGCGGTGTGGATGCTTGgcccaagaaaacagaaaaggagccTGTGGACAAAGTGGCCTCCGGACCGG GTCCCCGGAGCCCCGCGCGGAAGAAGGCGCAGGCCGCGCCGCCCTCGCAGCCGCCGCCCACGCCCCCGGTCCTGAGCGAGGAGCTGCTCTGGGGACACCTGACGCTCAACAAGTGCCTGGTGCTCGCCTCGCTCGTGGCGCTGCTGGGCTCCGCCTTCCAGCTGTGCCGAG AGGCCGTGGCGGGGGAGGCGGAAGCCCCTGCGCCTGTCCCTGAGCCGTGGGTCCCGCCAAGCTTGTCCCTGAAGGAGCCAGCGTCACCCCTG CCAAAGTCCGTGGCCTGGGCCCCCCCACTGGGATCGCTCGAGCCCCCGGCGAAGGTAGAGGAAAGGGCCGCGGTTCCCAGGAGCAGCAGGGCTGCAGGGAAGGACAAAGGGGAGTCTGAGGAGACCGCTGAGGAGGAGCGCGTGCCGCTTGCCGACCGAGGGCCCAAGGAGAGGCGGAAGAAGGCGGAGAGGCTGAGAAAGGAGAGGCTCCGgaaggagaggccacagaaggagGAGAGGCCGAGGAGGGAGAGACCCCGGAAAGAGGAGAGGCCGCGGGCTGCCAGGGAGGCCCTACACCGACGCTGGGAGGCGCGCGAAGGGGGCCATCGGGCATGGGCGGGAGAGTCCAGAGACACCGAGCATAGGAAGAGGCAGGCCTGGGCCTCCCCGCGGCGCCCCGATGAGGAGGACCGGCCTCCCGGCCGCCAGAAGCACCACGCGGGCAAGGGGCAGGACTGA
- the AMH gene encoding muellerian-inhibiting factor isoform X1 — protein MMQGPPLSQLALVLLAMGALLGARTLRGEVPSTPALPREPTPGGGGGGLILHQDWDWPPPGVWPPGSPRDPLCLVTLDGGGNRSSAPLRVVGALSGYERAFLEAVRRAHWGPRDLATFAVCPPRDGQPALPHLQQLQAWLGGPGGRRLVVLHLEEVTWEPTPSLRFQEPPPGGASPEELALMVLYPGPGPEVTVTGAGLPGAQSLCLSRDSSYLPLVVGRPEAAWRGPGLALTLRRRGNGAPLSTAQLQALLFGADSRCFTRMTPALLLLPPRGPTPMPAHGQLDSVPFPQPRCARARPWGRGEWGAAQPCALTIPHSAVQAVPRARGGAAQRRSLPGDAHAPGARAAGTRVPSLAAASGPGPGLADRFPAGPGQPVGPRGAGAPARRRGAAAAAAAAHGSHPRGPRATAGSGVRAVGRGPSAPGSRRASGGGRGTARPPGAAARHHPAAGTPTGAVPGEPGRPRRSAARAAAAESAAGPARRVARAGAERVGTGAAQRRRRGHRRAVRAARAERGPPRRALGAHPGDVPGQQLPGRVRLAAIGPQPAVRQPRGAPAEDAGPRRRPGAPALLRAHGLRRQAPHQPVRGAHQRAPRAQHGGHRVRLPVTPRRAPAGPYLFGPLHRSQ, from the exons ATGATGCAGGGTCCACCTCTCTCTCAGCTGGCCCTGGTGCTGTTGGCAATGGGGGCCCTGCTGGGGGCCAGGACCCTCAGGGGAGAGGTCCCCAGCACCCCGGCCCTGCCCAGGGAGCCAACCCCAGGCGGCGGAGGCGGAGGGCTCATCTTGCACCAAGACTGGGACTGGCCACCCCCTGGCGTCTGGCCACCAGGCAGCCCTCGGGACCCCCTGTGCCTGGTGACCCTGGATGGGGGTGGCAACAGGAGCAGTGCTCCCCTGAGGGTGGTGGGGGCCCTGAGCGGCTACGAGCGGGCGTTCCTAGAGGCTGTGCGGCGTGCCCACTGGGGGCCCCGGGACCTGGCCACCTTTGCAGTCTGCCCCCCGAGAGACGGGCAGCCCGCCCTGCCCCATCTGCAGCAGCTGCAGGCATGGCTTGGGGGGCCCGGGGGGCGGCGGCTGGTGGTCCTGCACTTGGAGGAAG TGACGTGGGAGCCGACACCCTCGCTGAGGTTCCAGGAGCCTCCACCTGGAGGAGCCAGCCCCGAAGAGCTGGCGCTGATGGTGCTGTACCCAGGGCCTGGCCCGGAGGTCACCGTCACCGGGGCCGGGCTGCCCGGCGCCCAG AGCCTCTGCCTGAGCCGGGACTCCAGCTACCTGCCCTTGGTTGTGGGACGCCCCGAGGCGGCCTGGCGCGGGCCTGGGCTCGCCCTGACCCTGCGGCGCCGCGGAAACG GTGCGCCACTGAGCACCGCCCAGCTGCAGGCGCTGCTGTTCGGCGCCGACTCCCGCTGCTTCACACGGATGACCCCGGCGCTGCTCCTGCTGCCGCCGCGGGGTCCCACGCCGATGCCCGCGCACGGCCAGCTGGACTCGGTGCCCTTCCCGCAGCCCAGGTGCGCGCGGGCCCGGCCCTGGGGGCGCGGGGAGTGGGGGGCGGCGCAGCCTTGCGCCCTCACGATCCCCCACTCTGCCGTCCAGGCCGTCCCCAGAGCCCGAGGAGGCGCCGCCCAGCGCCGATCCCTTCCTGGAGACGCTCACGCGCCTGGTGCGCGCGCTGCGGGGACCCGCGTCCCGAGCCTCGCCGCCGCGTCTGGCCCTGGACCCGGGCTCGCTGACCGGTTTCCCGCAGGGCCAGGTCAACCTGTCGGACCCCGCGGCGCTGGAGCGCCTGCTCGACGGCGAGgagccgctgctgctgctgctgccgcccacGGCAGCCACCCCCGGGGTCCCCGCGCCACTGCAGGGTCCGGCGTCCGCGCTGTGGGCCGCGGGCCTAGCGCGCCGGGTAGCCGCCGAGCTTCAGGCGGCGGCCGCGGAACTGCGCGGCCTCCCGGGGCTGCCGCCCGCCACCACCCCGCTGCTGGCACGCCTACTGGCGCTGTGCCCGGGGAACCCGGTCGGCCCCGGCGGTCCGCTGCGCGCGCTGCTGCTGCTGAAAGCGCTGCAGGGCCTGCGCGCCGAGTGGCGCGGGCGGGAGCGGAGCGGGTCGGCACGGGCGCAGCGCAGCGCCGGCGCCGCGGCCACCGACGGGCCGTGCGGGCTGCGCGAGCTGAGCGTGGACCTCCGCGCCGAGCGCTCGGTGCTCATCCCGGAGACGTACCAGGCCAACAACTGCCAGGGCGCGTGCGGCTGGCCGCAATCGGACCGCAACCCGCGGTACGGCAACCACGTGGTGCTCCTGCTGAAGATGCAGGCCCGCGGCGCCGCCCTGGCGCGCCCGCCCTGCTGCGTGCCCACGGCCTACGCCGGCAAGCTCCTCATCAGCCTGTCCGAGGAGCGCATCAGCGCGCACCACGTGCCCAACATGGTGGCCACCGAGTGCGGCTGCCGGTGACCCCGCGCCGTGCTCCGGCCGGCCCATATTTATTCGGACCCCTTCATCGCTCCCAATAA
- the AMH gene encoding muellerian-inhibiting factor isoform X2 has product MMQGPPLSQLALVLLAMGALLGARTLRGEVPSTPALPREPTPGGGGGGLILHQDWDWPPPGVWPPGSPRDPLCLVTLDGGGNRSSAPLRVVGALSGYERAFLEAVRRAHWGPRDLATFAVCPPRDGQPALPHLQQLQAWLGGPGGRRLVVLHLEEVTWEPTPSLRFQEPPPGGASPEELALMVLYPGPGPEVTVTGAGLPGAQSLCLSRDSSYLPLVVGRPEAAWRGPGLALTLRRRGNGAPLSTAQLQALLFGADSRCFTRMTPALLLLPPRGPTPMPAHGQLDSVPFPQPRPSPEPEEAPPSADPFLETLTRLVRALRGPASRASPPRLALDPGSLTGFPQGQVNLSDPAALERLLDGEEPLLLLLPPTAATPGVPAPLQGPASALWAAGLARRVAAELQAAAAELRGLPGLPPATTPLLARLLALCPGNPVGPGGPLRALLLLKALQGLRAEWRGRERSGSARAQRSAGAAATDGPCGLRELSVDLRAERSVLIPETYQANNCQGACGWPQSDRNPRYGNHVVLLLKMQARGAALARPPCCVPTAYAGKLLISLSEERISAHHVPNMVATECGCR; this is encoded by the exons ATGATGCAGGGTCCACCTCTCTCTCAGCTGGCCCTGGTGCTGTTGGCAATGGGGGCCCTGCTGGGGGCCAGGACCCTCAGGGGAGAGGTCCCCAGCACCCCGGCCCTGCCCAGGGAGCCAACCCCAGGCGGCGGAGGCGGAGGGCTCATCTTGCACCAAGACTGGGACTGGCCACCCCCTGGCGTCTGGCCACCAGGCAGCCCTCGGGACCCCCTGTGCCTGGTGACCCTGGATGGGGGTGGCAACAGGAGCAGTGCTCCCCTGAGGGTGGTGGGGGCCCTGAGCGGCTACGAGCGGGCGTTCCTAGAGGCTGTGCGGCGTGCCCACTGGGGGCCCCGGGACCTGGCCACCTTTGCAGTCTGCCCCCCGAGAGACGGGCAGCCCGCCCTGCCCCATCTGCAGCAGCTGCAGGCATGGCTTGGGGGGCCCGGGGGGCGGCGGCTGGTGGTCCTGCACTTGGAGGAAG TGACGTGGGAGCCGACACCCTCGCTGAGGTTCCAGGAGCCTCCACCTGGAGGAGCCAGCCCCGAAGAGCTGGCGCTGATGGTGCTGTACCCAGGGCCTGGCCCGGAGGTCACCGTCACCGGGGCCGGGCTGCCCGGCGCCCAG AGCCTCTGCCTGAGCCGGGACTCCAGCTACCTGCCCTTGGTTGTGGGACGCCCCGAGGCGGCCTGGCGCGGGCCTGGGCTCGCCCTGACCCTGCGGCGCCGCGGAAACG GTGCGCCACTGAGCACCGCCCAGCTGCAGGCGCTGCTGTTCGGCGCCGACTCCCGCTGCTTCACACGGATGACCCCGGCGCTGCTCCTGCTGCCGCCGCGGGGTCCCACGCCGATGCCCGCGCACGGCCAGCTGGACTCGGTGCCCTTCCCGCAGCCCAG GCCGTCCCCAGAGCCCGAGGAGGCGCCGCCCAGCGCCGATCCCTTCCTGGAGACGCTCACGCGCCTGGTGCGCGCGCTGCGGGGACCCGCGTCCCGAGCCTCGCCGCCGCGTCTGGCCCTGGACCCGGGCTCGCTGACCGGTTTCCCGCAGGGCCAGGTCAACCTGTCGGACCCCGCGGCGCTGGAGCGCCTGCTCGACGGCGAGgagccgctgctgctgctgctgccgcccacGGCAGCCACCCCCGGGGTCCCCGCGCCACTGCAGGGTCCGGCGTCCGCGCTGTGGGCCGCGGGCCTAGCGCGCCGGGTAGCCGCCGAGCTTCAGGCGGCGGCCGCGGAACTGCGCGGCCTCCCGGGGCTGCCGCCCGCCACCACCCCGCTGCTGGCACGCCTACTGGCGCTGTGCCCGGGGAACCCGGTCGGCCCCGGCGGTCCGCTGCGCGCGCTGCTGCTGCTGAAAGCGCTGCAGGGCCTGCGCGCCGAGTGGCGCGGGCGGGAGCGGAGCGGGTCGGCACGGGCGCAGCGCAGCGCCGGCGCCGCGGCCACCGACGGGCCGTGCGGGCTGCGCGAGCTGAGCGTGGACCTCCGCGCCGAGCGCTCGGTGCTCATCCCGGAGACGTACCAGGCCAACAACTGCCAGGGCGCGTGCGGCTGGCCGCAATCGGACCGCAACCCGCGGTACGGCAACCACGTGGTGCTCCTGCTGAAGATGCAGGCCCGCGGCGCCGCCCTGGCGCGCCCGCCCTGCTGCGTGCCCACGGCCTACGCCGGCAAGCTCCTCATCAGCCTGTCCGAGGAGCGCATCAGCGCGCACCACGTGCCCAACATGGTGGCCACCGAGTGCGGCTGCCGGTGA
- the SF3A2 gene encoding splicing factor 3A subunit 2, with product MDFQHRPGGKTGSGGVASSSESNRDRRERLRQLALETIDINKDPYFMKNHLGSYECKLCLTLHNNEGSYLAHTQGKKHQTNLARRAAKEAKEAPAQPAPEKVKVEVKKFVKIGRPGYKVTKQRDTEMGQQSLLFQIDYPEIAEGIMPRHRFMSAYEQRIEPPDRRWQYLLMAAEPYETIAFKVPSREIDKAEGKFWTHWNRETKQFFLQFHFKMEKPPAPPSLPAGPPGVKRPPPPLMNGLPPRPPLPESLPPPPPGGLPLPPMPPSGPASSGPPGPPQLPPPAPGVHPPAPVVHPPASGVHPPAPGVHPPAPVVHPPASGVHPPAPGVHPPAPGVHPPAPGVHPPAPGVHPPPSAGVHPQAPGVHPPAPAVHPQAPGVHPPAPGVHPPAPGIHPQPPGVHPPPPGVHPSAPGVHPPAPGVHPQPPGVHPSNPGVHPPTPMPPMLRPPLPSEGPGNIPPPPPTN from the exons ATGGACTTCCAGCATCGCCCCGGAGGCAAGACCGGGAGTGGGGGCGTGGCCTCCTCCTCTGAGAGCAACCGGGACCGTAGGGAGCGCCTCCGGCAGCTGGCCCTGGAAACCATCGACATCAACAAG GACCCCTACTTCATGAAGAACCATCTGGGCTCCTACGAGTGCAAGCTGTGCCTGACGCTGCACAACAACGAG GGGAGTTACCTCGCGCACACCCAAGGGAAAAAGCATCAGACCAACTT GGCCCGGCGAGCAGCCAAGGAGGCCAAGGAGGCCCCCGCCCAGCCGGCGCCAGAGAAGGTCAAGGTGGAGGTGAAGAAGTTCGTGAAGATCGGCCGCCCGGGCTACAAAG TGACCAAGCAGAGGGACACGGAGATGGGTCAGCAGAGCCTCCTCTTCCAG ATCGACTACCCCGAGATTGCCGAGGGCATCATGCCCCGCCACCGCTTCATGTCCGCCTACGAGCAGAGGATCGAGCCTCCGGACCGGCGCTGGCAGTACCTGCTCATGGCCGCCGAGCCCTACGAGACCATTGCCTTCAAG GTGCCAAGCAGGGAGATTGACAAGGCTGAAGGCAAGTTTTGGACTCACTGGAACCGGGAAACTAAGCAG TTTTTTCTCCAGTTCCACTTTAAGATGGAGAAGCCACCGGCCCCGCCGAGCCTCCCTGCAGGGCCTCCTGGGGTGAAgcggcccccacccccgctgATGAATGGTTTGCCCCCTCGGCCACCACTGCCCGAGTCattgcccccgcccccgccaggaggcctgcccctgccccccatgCCGCCCAGTGGGCCTGCGTCCTCGGGGCCTCCGGGCCCTCCTCAGCTGCCCCCACCGGCTCCCGGTGTCCACCCCCCAGCACCAGTGGTCCACCCCCCAGCATCTGGAGTGCACCCCCCAGCTCCTGGGGTCCACCCACCGGCACCAGTGGTCCACCCACCAGCATCTGGGGTCCACCCCCCTGCTCCGGGGGtccatcccccagccccaggggtcCACCCTCCAGCACCAGGGGTCCACCCTCCAGCCCCCGGGGTCCATCCTCCCCCATCTGCTGGGGTTcacccccaggccccaggggTGCACCCACCAGCTCCTGCAGTTCACCCCCAGGCCCCGGGGGTCCATCCTCCAGCTCCCGGGgtccaccccccagccccagggatCCACCCCCAGCCTCCTGGGGTCCACCCCCCACCTCCTGGGGTCCACCCATCAGCTCCTGGGGTCCATCCTCCAGCTCCTGGCGTCCATCCCCAGCCTCCTGGAGTTCACCCCTCAAATCCCGGGGTGCATCCCCCAACTCCCATGCCTCCGATGCTGAGGCCCCCGCTGCCCTCCGAAGGCCCTGGGAacattcctccccctccccccaccaactgA
- the PLEKHJ1 gene encoding pleckstrin homology domain-containing family J member 1 isoform X3, whose amino-acid sequence MRYNEKELQALSRQPAEMAAELGMRGPKKGSVVKRRLVKLVVNFLFYFRTDEAEPVGALLLEHCRVTQEEPSGFSISFLEDPERKYHFECCSEEQCQEWMAALRRARWVTSSCGGASSSTGMRSRR is encoded by the exons ATGCGCTATAACGAGAAGGAGCTGCAGGCGCTGTCCCGGCAGCCGGCCGAGATGGCAGCTGAGCTGGGCATGCGGGGCCCCAAGAAGGGCAGCG TGGTGAAACGGCGGCTGGTGAAGCTGGTGGTCAACTTCCTCTTCTACTTCCGGACGGACGAGGCGGAG CCCGTTGGAGCCCTGCTGCTGGAGCACTGCAGAGTCACTCAGGAAGAGCCCAGCGGCTTCTCCATCA GCTTTCTAGAGGACCCAGAGAGAAAGTATCACTTTGAGTGTTGCAGTGAGGAGCAGTGTCAGGAGTGGATGGCTGCTCTGCGTCGAGCCAGGTGGG TTACGAGTTCATGCGGAGGAGCCTCATCTTCTACCGGAATGAGATCCAGAAGATGA
- the PLEKHJ1 gene encoding pleckstrin homology domain-containing family J member 1 isoform X2: protein MRYNEKELQALSRQPAEMAAELGMRGPKKGSVVKRRLVKLVVNFLFYFRTDEAEPVGALLLEHCRVTQEEPSGFSISFLEDPERKYHFECCSEEQCQEWMAALRRARWGASSQLRVHAEEPHLLPE from the exons ATGCGCTATAACGAGAAGGAGCTGCAGGCGCTGTCCCGGCAGCCGGCCGAGATGGCAGCTGAGCTGGGCATGCGGGGCCCCAAGAAGGGCAGCG TGGTGAAACGGCGGCTGGTGAAGCTGGTGGTCAACTTCCTCTTCTACTTCCGGACGGACGAGGCGGAG CCCGTTGGAGCCCTGCTGCTGGAGCACTGCAGAGTCACTCAGGAAGAGCCCAGCGGCTTCTCCATCA GCTTTCTAGAGGACCCAGAGAGAAAGTATCACTTTGAGTGTTGCAGTGAGGAGCAGTGTCAGGAGTGGATGGCTGCTCTGCGTCGAGCCAGGTGGGGTGCGTCGAGCCAG TTACGAGTTCATGCGGAGGAGCCTCATCTTCTACCGGAATGA
- the PLEKHJ1 gene encoding pleckstrin homology domain-containing family J member 1 isoform X1, protein MRYNEKELQALSRQPAEMAAELGMRGPKKGSVVKRRLVKLVVNFLFYFRTDEAEPVGALLLEHCRVTQEEPSGFSISFLEDPERKYHFECCSEEQCQEWMAALRRASYEFMRRSLIFYRNEIQKMTGKDPLEQFGISEEARFQLSGLKA, encoded by the exons ATGCGCTATAACGAGAAGGAGCTGCAGGCGCTGTCCCGGCAGCCGGCCGAGATGGCAGCTGAGCTGGGCATGCGGGGCCCCAAGAAGGGCAGCG TGGTGAAACGGCGGCTGGTGAAGCTGGTGGTCAACTTCCTCTTCTACTTCCGGACGGACGAGGCGGAG CCCGTTGGAGCCCTGCTGCTGGAGCACTGCAGAGTCACTCAGGAAGAGCCCAGCGGCTTCTCCATCA GCTTTCTAGAGGACCCAGAGAGAAAGTATCACTTTGAGTGTTGCAGTGAGGAGCAGTGTCAGGAGTGGATGGCTGCTCTGCGTCGAGCCAG TTACGAGTTCATGCGGAGGAGCCTCATCTTCTACCGGAATGAGATCCAGAAGATGACTGGCAAG GATCCCCTGGAGCAGTTCGGCATATCAGAGGAGGCCAGGTTCCAGCTGAGCGGCCTGAAGGCATGA